One genomic segment of Hydrocarboniclastica marina includes these proteins:
- the tolR gene encoding protein TolR, whose amino-acid sequence MSDINVVPYIDVMLVLLVIFMITAPMLTQGVSVELPQTTSEPIDMDKDAEPVIVSVDADGAYYLDAGEEPERALSIELVQAQVEKILAQRPDANVLVRGDHKVAYGTVVSLMSRLQQVGAQRVGLITEEPQG is encoded by the coding sequence ATGTCCGACATAAACGTCGTGCCCTACATCGACGTCATGCTGGTGTTGCTGGTCATTTTCATGATCACGGCGCCCATGCTGACCCAGGGGGTGAGCGTGGAACTGCCGCAAACCACCTCCGAACCCATAGATATGGATAAAGATGCGGAACCGGTGATCGTGTCTGTGGATGCGGACGGCGCCTATTATCTTGATGCCGGTGAAGAGCCCGAGCGGGCCCTCTCCATCGAACTTGTTCAGGCGCAGGTTGAAAAAATTCTTGCGCAGCGCCCTGATGCGAATGTGCTTGTGCGGGGCGACCACAAAGTGGCGTATGGCACAGTGGTGAGTCTCATGTCACGGCTGCAACAGGTCGGCGCACAGCGTGTCGGCTTGATAACAGAGGAGCCCCAAGGGTAA
- the tolA gene encoding cell envelope integrity protein TolA, with amino-acid sequence MDDRNSRKSQVEREPLLGPVGLSVLVHGVIAVISLVSWQWTSPQEVNRPSSIQARLVSPESVQPPEPRTPAQAPQPEPKPEPEPEPEPEPEPQPDPKAIALEKKRQAEQAEAERKQQEAEQQRKAEQARKAEEQRLAEEKRRAEEKRRTEEEARRKREAAERQKQEEQRRRQEEEKRRQEQARKEEEEREARRRAQEERLRQMSEQATEARSQAQQRAEEAARAAEQARADAQRAQSVTSEYESRIKQVLKNNWFVPPAANQQMEAVLRISLLPTGELASVELVSGSGSAAFDNSALSAVRKVNRFPVPEDARIFNRSFRQFTITFNPETLR; translated from the coding sequence GTGGATGATCGTAATTCAAGAAAATCACAGGTCGAACGGGAGCCTTTACTCGGCCCGGTGGGGCTGTCCGTGCTCGTGCACGGGGTGATCGCAGTCATCAGTCTGGTGAGCTGGCAATGGACCAGTCCGCAAGAGGTCAACAGACCCTCGAGTATTCAAGCGCGGCTGGTGTCGCCCGAGTCGGTTCAGCCCCCCGAGCCCCGGACGCCTGCTCAGGCGCCTCAGCCTGAACCGAAGCCAGAGCCAGAACCAGAGCCAGAACCAGAGCCAGAGCCTCAGCCTGACCCGAAGGCGATCGCGCTTGAGAAAAAACGGCAGGCGGAGCAGGCTGAAGCAGAACGCAAACAGCAGGAGGCCGAGCAGCAACGGAAGGCGGAACAGGCGCGAAAAGCTGAGGAGCAACGTCTAGCTGAAGAGAAGCGTCGAGCTGAGGAGAAACGAAGGACGGAAGAAGAGGCGCGCCGAAAACGAGAGGCGGCCGAGAGACAGAAACAGGAAGAGCAACGGCGACGTCAGGAAGAAGAAAAGCGCAGACAGGAGCAGGCCCGTAAAGAGGAGGAAGAACGTGAGGCTCGTCGAAGGGCACAGGAAGAGCGGCTGAGGCAAATGAGTGAACAGGCGACGGAAGCCCGCAGTCAGGCTCAGCAGCGCGCCGAAGAGGCAGCCCGAGCCGCGGAGCAGGCACGTGCAGATGCTCAACGGGCACAGTCGGTCACCAGTGAGTATGAGTCCAGGATAAAGCAGGTGCTCAAAAACAACTGGTTTGTTCCGCCTGCAGCGAATCAGCAAATGGAAGCTGTGCTGAGAATCAGTCTTTTGCCGACAGGTGAACTTGCCAGCGTCGAGCTTGTCAGCGGTAGTGGTAGTGCCGCTTTCGACAACTCCGCGTTGAGTGCGGTGCGGAAAGTCAATAGGTTTCCAGTGCCCGAAGATGCGCGCATTTTCAATCGCAGCTTCCGCCAGTTTACGATCACCTTCAATCCCGAAACACTTCGGTAG
- the tolB gene encoding Tol-Pal system beta propeller repeat protein TolB, with protein sequence MVSRKTLSQICFALLLLVAMPVQSELNIRITEGADSALPISVVPFANPENMSLPEDVAGVVRDDLMMSGDFKALAPEKMLSLPSRGDQVYYRDWRLLDQQYLVVGELTPAANGRVQLRFELLDVNRQQRILGQQSTVDRDSLRSLGHYVADKVYEAVTGIKGAFSTKLAYVTQNDLLGKPVYELQTSDADGRNSRVLLKSSEPILSPDWSPDGQKLAYVSFEGGRPAIYVHELTSGKREKVASYRGMNSAPNWAPDGRSLLVTLSKDGSADLYRLNLATKEVQRLTDHWAIDTEGSWSPDGKRIAFTSDRSGGPQVYLMDVASRNVSRVTFEGRYNARPRFSPDGKTLYFIHQRDGNFHTAKLNLESEEMTILTRTGLDESPDVAPNGQMLIYATGRGDQTVLAVVSSDGRSHYTLPAKEGKVKEPAWSPFLN encoded by the coding sequence ATGGTAAGCCGTAAAACATTGTCTCAGATCTGTTTCGCTCTTCTTTTGCTGGTTGCGATGCCGGTACAGAGTGAGCTGAACATTCGCATCACCGAGGGCGCTGATAGTGCCCTGCCGATCTCCGTGGTGCCATTCGCCAATCCTGAAAATATGTCTCTGCCCGAGGATGTAGCGGGAGTGGTGCGGGACGACCTCATGATGAGCGGCGATTTCAAGGCATTGGCGCCGGAGAAAATGCTGAGCTTGCCGTCCCGCGGTGACCAGGTCTACTACCGTGATTGGCGCCTGCTCGACCAGCAGTATCTGGTCGTGGGCGAACTGACCCCGGCCGCAAACGGACGGGTGCAGTTGCGCTTTGAGCTGCTGGATGTAAACCGTCAGCAGCGCATTCTCGGCCAGCAGTCGACGGTCGACCGCGACAGTCTGCGTTCTCTGGGTCATTATGTTGCCGACAAAGTCTACGAGGCAGTTACAGGTATCAAAGGCGCCTTCTCAACGAAGCTCGCTTATGTGACCCAGAATGATTTGCTGGGCAAGCCTGTATACGAATTGCAGACCAGCGACGCTGACGGACGCAATTCTCGAGTTCTACTGAAGAGCTCAGAACCGATACTCTCCCCCGATTGGTCTCCGGACGGGCAAAAACTTGCTTATGTTTCTTTTGAGGGCGGTCGCCCGGCTATCTACGTCCATGAGCTCACGTCAGGCAAGCGTGAGAAAGTCGCAAGCTACCGGGGCATGAACTCCGCCCCAAACTGGGCTCCGGATGGGCGTTCTCTCCTGGTTACCCTGTCAAAGGACGGCAGTGCCGATCTGTATCGGCTGAACCTGGCGACCAAGGAGGTTCAGCGATTGACCGATCATTGGGCTATCGATACGGAGGGCAGCTGGTCGCCCGACGGTAAGCGAATCGCTTTCACTTCAGACCGGTCTGGTGGTCCCCAGGTTTATCTCATGGACGTCGCTAGCCGCAATGTCAGTCGTGTCACTTTCGAGGGCCGGTACAATGCTAGACCTCGTTTCTCGCCAGATGGTAAGACGCTGTATTTTATTCACCAGCGCGACGGTAACTTCCACACGGCGAAGTTGAATCTGGAGAGCGAAGAGATGACTATCCTAACGCGCACAGGGCTGGATGAAAGTCCTGATGTCGCGCCAAACGGGCAAATGTTAATCTATGCCACGGGTCGAGGTGATCAGACCGTTTTAGCTGTGGTATCAAGTGATGGGCGGTCGCATTACACTCTTCCGGCTAAAGAGGGTAAGGTCAAGGAACCTGCGTGGTCTCCCTTTCTAAACTAG